In Rhodopirellula islandica, a single window of DNA contains:
- the gltB gene encoding glutamate synthase large subunit: MTKQPLYHLPPAQGLYNPEHEKDACGVGFVAHIKGAPSHQIVIDADTILQNMDHRGACGCEPNTGDGSGIMCGLPHKFLQKVAKADLGVELPEEGKFAAGLIFLPTDDAERKTCKETIARLIEETGQNLIGWRDVPQETDAADVGPTARQSEPRIEQLFVGAADGLSNEEFERQLYLIRKQASHELRGGTKIEQALMFYVCSLSTKVIIYKGMLTPAQVMPYFPDLRDEDFETHLAMVHSRFSTNTFPSWDRAQPLRFMSHNGEINTLRGNANWMRAREGTAASEIYGDELKKLFPVVEPHLSDSGTFDNVLEFLLMNGRTLQEAIMMMVPEAWQKHETMPEEKRAFYEYFSCLMEPWDGPASIAFTDGKCIGATLDRNGLRPSRYYITHDDRVIMASEVGVLPVDPSIVREKGRLQPGKMFLIDFEAGRLIPDEELKADFARKKPYGKWLKQQRIRLADLHPEAEGHGFDGETLLPRMQAFGYTAETMNFMLRPLVEQLRDPVGSMGNDSALACLSDKPRMIYDYFKQLFAQVTNPAIDSIREEVIMSLECYIGPEQNLLAATPEHCHRLLIDHPILTNEEVAALKHVDHERWHSRVIDTTFDRADGKAGLTQTLDRICAEAEAAVDEGLQIIVLSDRNVSHDRVPVSMLLATGAVHHHLVAKAKRTRVGIAVETGEAREVHHHCLLIGYGADAINPYLAFEALWQAHRDGLMSSTLDDDKIVAAYRKAVAKGMLKVMAKMGISTLQSYKGAQIFEALGIRDEVIKRCFVGTASRIQGVTFDVIAEETLRRHKLGFPDKNSDRLTQLPNLGEFHWRAEGEKHAWSPQAISTLQNAARNNNEDAYWKFSHEINEDNRTRCTLRGLLDFKEGVGGPALPLDEVQSAQDIVKRFCTGAMSLGSISAESHETLAIAMNRLGGKSNTGEGGEDPKRFQPLPNGDTKRSAIKQIASGRFGVTIEYLTNADELQIKVSQGAKPGEGGELPGKKVDNYIANIRYSTPGVGLISPPPHHDIYSIEDLAQLIHDLKNSNPSARVSVKLVSEVGVGVIASGVAKAHADHILISGDTGGTGASPLTSIKHAGLPWELGIAETHQVLVLNDLRSRVVLQTDGGLKTGRDVVIAALLGAEEFGFSTAPLITLGCIMMRKCHLNTCPVGIATQDPELRKMFSGKPEHVVNYLFLVAEEARRIMARLGFRTIDEMVGRSDVLSTDDAIKHWKSDGLDLTSVLSPAQRPHDKVEVICTRGQDHGLEKSLDMTKLVAEAMPAIENGESVRITSPIININRTVGTILSHEIAKRHGQTGLPDDTIHIDLTGSAGQSLGAFLAHGVTIELEGDANDYVGKGLSGGRIMVYPPRESTFDAANEIIVGNVCLYGATSGEAYFSGRAAERFCVRNSGARTVVEGVGDHGCEYMTGGRVVCLGETGRNFAAGMSGGIAYIWDRKGDFNLHCNLATVELEKIEDEAELADVKGMIQKHHDYTKSALAAEALADFDTFVSQCVKVMPTDYKRVLAEMAAEKDAVSV, from the coding sequence TATCACCTGCCACCGGCCCAAGGACTGTACAACCCTGAGCACGAAAAGGATGCGTGTGGCGTCGGATTCGTTGCCCATATCAAAGGGGCTCCCAGTCATCAAATCGTGATCGATGCCGACACGATTCTGCAAAACATGGATCACCGCGGAGCATGCGGTTGCGAACCGAACACCGGTGACGGATCGGGGATCATGTGTGGCTTGCCTCATAAGTTTCTGCAAAAGGTTGCCAAGGCTGATCTCGGTGTGGAACTGCCCGAAGAAGGAAAATTCGCCGCCGGATTGATCTTCTTGCCAACCGATGATGCGGAGCGGAAAACCTGCAAGGAAACCATCGCGCGTCTCATCGAAGAGACTGGGCAAAATTTGATCGGTTGGCGGGATGTGCCTCAAGAAACCGATGCCGCTGACGTCGGGCCAACCGCTCGTCAAAGCGAACCTCGCATTGAGCAGTTGTTCGTCGGTGCGGCGGATGGACTTTCCAACGAAGAGTTTGAACGTCAGCTCTACTTGATCCGCAAGCAAGCCAGTCACGAACTGCGCGGCGGCACCAAGATCGAACAAGCGTTGATGTTCTACGTCTGTTCGTTGTCGACCAAGGTCATCATCTACAAGGGGATGCTCACGCCTGCCCAGGTGATGCCGTATTTCCCCGATTTGCGTGACGAGGATTTCGAAACGCACTTGGCGATGGTCCACAGCCGTTTCTCGACGAACACGTTCCCCAGTTGGGACCGTGCTCAGCCCCTGCGTTTCATGAGCCACAACGGCGAAATCAACACGCTCCGCGGCAACGCCAACTGGATGCGTGCTCGCGAAGGCACGGCCGCCAGTGAAATTTACGGCGATGAACTGAAGAAGTTGTTCCCCGTTGTCGAGCCTCACTTGAGCGACTCGGGTACCTTCGACAATGTGCTTGAGTTCTTGTTGATGAACGGCCGCACGCTGCAAGAAGCCATCATGATGATGGTGCCCGAAGCTTGGCAAAAGCACGAAACCATGCCCGAAGAAAAGCGTGCTTTCTATGAGTACTTCAGCTGCCTGATGGAGCCTTGGGACGGCCCCGCGTCGATTGCCTTCACCGACGGGAAGTGCATCGGTGCGACGCTGGACCGAAACGGTTTGCGTCCCAGTCGTTACTACATCACGCACGACGATCGCGTGATCATGGCCAGCGAAGTGGGCGTGTTGCCGGTTGACCCCTCGATCGTTCGTGAAAAAGGTCGCCTGCAGCCGGGCAAGATGTTCTTGATTGACTTCGAAGCGGGACGCCTGATCCCCGATGAAGAACTCAAGGCCGACTTCGCTCGCAAAAAGCCTTATGGCAAATGGCTCAAGCAACAACGCATTCGGTTGGCAGACCTGCACCCTGAAGCCGAGGGGCACGGGTTCGACGGCGAGACGTTGCTGCCACGCATGCAAGCGTTTGGCTACACCGCCGAAACGATGAACTTCATGCTCCGTCCGTTGGTGGAGCAACTGCGTGACCCCGTCGGTTCGATGGGCAATGACTCGGCGCTGGCCTGTTTGTCCGACAAACCGCGGATGATCTACGATTACTTCAAGCAATTGTTCGCCCAGGTGACCAACCCCGCGATCGATTCGATTCGCGAAGAAGTCATCATGTCGCTGGAATGCTACATCGGCCCCGAGCAGAACTTGCTGGCAGCGACGCCGGAGCACTGTCACCGGTTGTTGATCGATCATCCGATTCTGACCAACGAAGAAGTCGCGGCTCTCAAGCACGTGGACCACGAGCGTTGGCATAGCCGCGTGATTGACACCACGTTTGATCGCGCCGACGGCAAAGCTGGTCTGACACAGACGCTCGACCGAATTTGTGCCGAAGCTGAAGCCGCTGTCGACGAAGGTTTGCAGATCATCGTCCTGAGCGATCGCAACGTGTCGCACGATCGTGTGCCTGTCAGCATGCTGTTGGCAACCGGTGCGGTTCACCATCACTTGGTCGCCAAGGCCAAGCGAACTCGAGTGGGCATCGCCGTTGAAACCGGTGAAGCTCGCGAGGTGCACCATCACTGCTTGTTGATTGGCTACGGTGCTGATGCGATCAACCCGTACCTGGCGTTCGAAGCCCTGTGGCAAGCCCACCGCGACGGATTGATGTCCTCGACATTGGACGACGACAAAATCGTCGCCGCGTATCGCAAGGCTGTCGCCAAGGGCATGCTGAAAGTCATGGCCAAGATGGGCATCAGCACCCTGCAGAGTTACAAGGGGGCTCAGATTTTCGAAGCCTTGGGCATCCGTGATGAAGTCATCAAACGCTGCTTCGTCGGCACCGCCAGCCGTATTCAAGGGGTGACCTTCGACGTCATCGCAGAAGAAACGCTGCGTCGTCACAAACTGGGCTTCCCGGACAAGAATTCGGATCGTCTGACTCAATTGCCAAACCTAGGTGAATTCCACTGGCGCGCCGAAGGTGAAAAGCACGCTTGGAGTCCTCAGGCAATCAGCACCTTGCAAAATGCCGCTCGCAACAACAACGAAGACGCGTACTGGAAGTTCTCGCACGAAATCAACGAGGACAACCGAACCCGCTGCACGTTGCGTGGTTTGTTGGACTTCAAAGAAGGCGTCGGCGGCCCCGCGTTGCCTCTGGATGAAGTCCAATCCGCTCAGGACATCGTCAAGCGGTTCTGCACCGGTGCGATGAGCCTCGGCAGCATCAGTGCGGAATCGCACGAGACGCTCGCCATCGCGATGAACCGCTTGGGTGGCAAGAGCAACACGGGCGAAGGTGGCGAAGACCCCAAACGCTTCCAACCGCTTCCCAACGGCGACACCAAGCGATCTGCCATCAAGCAAATTGCATCGGGACGCTTTGGTGTCACGATTGAATACTTGACCAACGCGGACGAGTTGCAAATCAAGGTTTCGCAAGGTGCCAAGCCTGGCGAAGGTGGTGAGTTGCCCGGCAAAAAGGTCGACAACTACATCGCCAACATTCGCTACAGCACACCCGGCGTGGGGCTGATCAGTCCTCCGCCTCACCACGACATTTATTCGATCGAGGATTTGGCTCAGCTGATCCATGATTTGAAGAACAGCAACCCATCGGCACGCGTCAGCGTGAAGTTGGTTAGCGAAGTGGGGGTGGGTGTGATTGCATCCGGCGTTGCCAAGGCACACGCCGACCACATCCTGATCTCCGGTGACACCGGCGGAACCGGGGCATCGCCACTGACCAGCATCAAGCACGCTGGATTGCCGTGGGAACTCGGGATCGCTGAAACGCACCAGGTCTTGGTGCTCAACGACCTGCGCAGCCGCGTGGTGTTGCAAACCGACGGTGGCTTGAAAACCGGACGTGACGTTGTCATCGCAGCGTTGCTGGGTGCCGAAGAGTTCGGTTTCTCAACCGCACCGTTGATCACGCTCGGTTGCATCATGATGCGGAAGTGTCACTTGAACACTTGCCCCGTTGGCATCGCGACTCAGGACCCTGAGCTCCGCAAAATGTTCTCGGGCAAACCTGAGCACGTGGTGAACTACCTGTTCTTGGTTGCCGAGGAAGCTCGCCGCATCATGGCACGACTCGGTTTCCGCACGATCGATGAAATGGTTGGCCGCAGCGATGTGTTGTCGACCGATGACGCGATCAAACACTGGAAGAGCGATGGGTTGGATCTGACCTCCGTGCTCAGTCCCGCGCAGCGTCCTCACGACAAGGTCGAAGTGATCTGCACGCGTGGCCAAGATCACGGTTTGGAAAAATCGCTCGACATGACCAAGTTGGTCGCCGAAGCGATGCCAGCCATCGAAAACGGCGAATCCGTCCGCATCACGTCGCCGATCATCAATATCAACCGGACCGTCGGAACGATTCTGTCGCACGAGATTGCCAAGCGGCACGGACAAACCGGTTTGCCCGATGACACCATCCACATCGATCTGACTGGTTCAGCAGGGCAAAGCCTCGGTGCTTTCCTTGCTCACGGTGTCACGATTGAACTGGAAGGTGACGCGAACGATTACGTCGGCAAGGGATTGTCGGGCGGACGCATCATGGTCTACCCGCCTCGCGAAAGCACCTTCGACGCGGCCAACGAAATCATCGTTGGCAACGTGTGCTTGTACGGTGCGACCAGCGGCGAAGCGTACTTCAGCGGCCGCGCCGCAGAGCGTTTCTGCGTTCGAAACAGTGGTGCACGCACCGTTGTCGAAGGCGTGGGGGACCACGGGTGCGAATACATGACCGGTGGACGAGTGGTCTGCCTCGGCGAGACCGGACGCAACTTTGCGGCTGGGATGTCGGGCGGCATCGCTTACATCTGGGACCGCAAGGGTGACTTCAATCTTCACTGCAATCTGGCCACCGTTGAGTTGGAAAAGATCGAAGACGAAGCGGAGCTCGCGGATGTCAAAGGCATGATCCAGAAGCACCACGACTACACCAAGAGTGCGTTGGCTGCGGAAGCTTTGGCGGACTTTGACACGTTTGTGTCGCAGTGCGTCAAAGTCATGCCCACGGACTACAAACGCGTGCTGGCCGAAATGGCTGCCGAGAAAGACGCGGTCAGCGTCTGA